Proteins co-encoded in one Euwallacea similis isolate ESF13 chromosome 34, ESF131.1, whole genome shotgun sequence genomic window:
- the LOC136418332 gene encoding uncharacterized protein → MAVLEFRILVLVALSCCVKGQKYFVGEEHQDDFFPTNPVTYYQNAGNYFLPKDLQTSDLSPHLQHTLPQYRQYVDPKQSIPFPFRLASNDYVIPSTHRPDFSQLLPQQRHLNYDNRLEFVPSTFINPKPSTISPTESNKKSTNPPDLRFNKRDSEEELDADGKEEEYSDEPDEEVKAKSDEGAVNKVAGGEDKGDNNDVPEEEYDEEYEYEDEEEDPNEVDEEKQLKSNETDHPEVSSHETTTQEDDIKNNEEMPEYVVSVVTSKTVVNNTVISPMMVNNESSTPTSLEPENTTDSWIVIASVQTSRSISGARYIPTSVVDQEERRQLLNEPTEPITTVENSTTASPTASTAGQTLKTSTESLIDKLDSLQSDLSGILTGGFKNDNIAVIEENLSTKVETTTIEAMISSSKPYPQVNIRKYDPGNRAARPSSVKSQPKSASNKPNVTAPKSIDSLKDVLDKIKPVADISSLLPPGYKLPTSTETSLVNSIFSKAKPINDLSGLLPPGYKPPQPSSTEILLKAKPVDDISALLPPDYKSPSSEKDTIFSKAKPVEDINALLPPGYKSPSSTVKNLLSKAKSVDDISALLPPGYKQSSTTEKAQNSVFSKAKPVQDISALLPPGYNAAKATQKSSVSDILSKAVADDISALLPPGYMRKGFSKPKVTTSVPLQTITQSIPADLLRPGYKVPTTETSSSTMPTATESPSTSSTTAGSAFKVVFPSRPGGGSRKAPRLTTPKINSEEIINNKPTSPTIQKGWPVRASTEFSGWPTPSTTPISIEKLLEAARAAATSSSTETIPETTSTTTTTTTTTTTPKPTTPGICAEECDLAGTIKLVGGAKWMPELLDPNTKEYQLLANSVQSELETIYNNSPLLKKWYTKISIDGFSEGSVLVDYLVEFNEIGKKINTQEIKRLFHESLTNKSPNREGKSLNESKAERLTLGEFEVDPKYTDFIVIPKQSYPTVGYADDVLLPQWAIAVIVIGLASLLFVIIFGVTVLFNRHKNSKKTPAPLTEDMLNELNKNHMGGFDNYGADDFYNMEDVWSDNHYEQKPQKKRNHGSSSMYDNSTANLYDSWRSQWNGQWSAYNNTYYGHANSQHSGHSGFRRPNNDTNF, encoded by the exons GTCAAAAATACTTTGTCGGTGAGGAGCACCAAGACGACTTCTTCCCCACCAACCCAGTGACTTACTACCAAAACGCCGGCAACTACTTCTTACCCAAAGATTTGCAAACCTCGGACTTATCACCTCATTTGCAACACACTTTACCTCAGTACCGGCAATATGTCGACCCCAAACAGAGCATACCTTTTCCTTTTAGACTGGCCAGCAACGATTACGTGATACCCTCGACGCACAGGCCGGATTTCTCTCAGCTTTTACCGCAACAAAGACACCTGAACTATGATAACAGACTAGAATTTGTCCCCTCAACGTTTATTAACCCCAAACCCTCCACAATTAGCCCCACTGAGAGCAATAAAAAGAGCACTAACCCGCCGGATTTGCGGTTTAACAAAAGAGATAGTGAGGAGGAATTAGATGCTGATGGGAAGGAAGAGGAGTACTCGGATGAACCGGACGAAGAAGTTAAAGCGAAAAGTGATGAAGGGGCAGTGAACAAAGTTGCAGGCGGAGAGGATAAAGGGGATAATAATGATGTACCAGAGGAGGAATATGATGAAGAGTATGAATATGAGGACGAAGAAGAG GACCCCAATGAAGTCGATGAAGAGAAACAATTAAAGAGCAATGAAACTGATCATCCTGAAGTGTCTAGTCATGAAACCACCACGCAAGAGGatgatattaaaaacaatgaaGAAATGCCTGAATACGTAGTGTCTGTGGTTACCAGCAAAACTGTGGTGAATAATACAGTGATTTCTCCAATGATGGTCAACAATGAGTCGTCTACCCCAACCAGTTTGGAGCCGGAAAACACTACTGACTCTTGGATTGTCATAGCTTCA GTCCAAACCAGTAGGAGCATTTCAGGGGCTCGGTACATTCCAACCTCTGTAGTGGATCAAGAAGAAAGGAGACAACTATTGAACGAACCAACGGAACCAATTACAACAGTCGAGAACAGTACCACGGCCTCTCCTACTGCCTCAACTGCCGGACAAACCCTCAAAACCTCAACTGAGAGTTTAATTGACAAATTGGATTCCCTTCAATCGGACCTCTCTGGAATATTAACAG gGGGCTTTAAAAACGACAACATCGCAGTGATAGAGGAGAATTTGTCTACGAAAGTGGAAACGACCACCATAGAAGCAATGATCTCAAGCTCCAAGCCTTATCCTCAGGTTAATATCAGGAAGTACGATCCTGGGAATAGAGCCGCGCGCCCTAGCAGCGTAAAATCTCAGCCCAAATCTGCCTCAAATAAGCCCAATGTAACGGCTCCAAAGAGCATAG ATTCTCTGAAAGACGTTTTGGATAAAATTAAGCCTGTGGCCGACATCAGCTCTCTGCTGCCTCCAGGCTACAAATTGCCCACTTCCACAGAAACATCTCTCGTTAACAGCATCTTCTCCAAAGCCAAGCCTATTAATGACTTAAGCGGGCTGCTGCCGCCAGGCTACAAGCCCCCTCAACCATCTTCTACAGAAATTCTCCTCAAGGCGAAACCTGTGGACGATATTAGCGCCCTATTGCCGCCAGACTACAAATCTCCTTCTAGCGAAAAAGATACCATCTTTTCTAAAGCGAAACCTGTGGAAGATATTAATGCCCTACTGCCTCCAGGCTACAAATCACCTTCATCGACTGTTAAAAACTTGTTGTCCAAGGCTAAGTCGGTAGATGATATTAGCGCCCTGTTGCCCCCAGGTTACAAGCAGTCTTCGACAACTGAGAAGGCTCAGAATAGTGTGTTCTCAAAGGCCAAACCTGTGCAGGATATTAGTGCCTTACTGCCGCCAGGCTACAACGCGGCTAAGGCTACACAGAAGTCGTCAGTGTCTGATATATTGTCTAAGGCTGTAGCCGATGATATTAGTGCATTGCTACCTCCAGGTTACATGAGGAAGGGATTTAGTAAGCCTAAAG tcACTACTTCCGTACCTCTGCAGACAATAACTCAGAGCATTCCCGCGGATCTTTTGCGTCCAGGCTACAAAGTACCAACTACAGAAACCAGCAGTAGCACTATGCCCACGGCTACAGAAAG TCCCTCCACGTCTTCCACTACTGCTGGGTCGGCTTTCAAGGTCGTTTTTCCAAGCAGGCCCGGAGGCGGCTCGAGGAAAGCACCAAGACTAACCACTCCCAAGATCAACAGTGAGGAAATTATCAACAATAAACCAACGTCTCCTACAATCCAGAAAGGATGGCCTGTGAG AGCGAGTACGGAGTTCAGCGGCTGGCCCACCCCATCAACAACCCCAATTTCAATTGAAAAGCTTCTGGAAGCTGCAAGGGCTGCGGCGACTAGTTCTTCCACCGAAACCATCCCTGAAACCACATCTACAACGACCACAACCACCACGACGACCACCACACCGAAACCCACCACCCCTG GAATTTGTGCTGAAGAGTGCGATTTGGCCGGTACCATCAAGCTGGTGGGTGGTGCCAAATGGATGCCAGAATTGTTGGATCCTAATACCAAAGAGTATCAATTATTGGCCAACAGCGTGCAAAGCGAA CTTGAAACTATTTACAACAATTCCCCCCTCCTAAAGAAATGGTACACGAAGATCAGCATTGATGGTTTCAGCGAGGGGAGTGTTTTAGTCGATTATCTAGTGGAATTCAACGAAATaggcaaaaaaatcaacacGCAGGAAATTAAACGACTTTTCCACGAATCTTTAACGAACAAATCACCAAATCGAGAGGGAAAATCTTTGAACGAAAGCAAAGCTGAACGACTTACTTTAGGGGAATTCGAGGTCGATCCCAAATACACAGATTTTATTG TAATACCAAAGCAATCGTACCCCACTGTGGGATATGCAGATGATGTGTTGTTGCCCCAATGGGCTATCGCGGTTATAGTGATCGGTCTGGCGTCTCTACTCTTTGTGATAATTTTCGGAGTCACAGtg ctttttaaCCGGCACAAAAACTCCAAGAAAACACCTGCACCGCTCACTGAAGACATGCTCAATgaacttaataaaaaccacATGGGTGGTTTCGATAATTATGGTGCTGACGACTTTTACAACATGGAAGATGTTTGGAGTGATAATCA